Proteins encoded together in one Benincasa hispida cultivar B227 chromosome 1, ASM972705v1, whole genome shotgun sequence window:
- the LOC120084636 gene encoding root phototropism protein 2 has protein sequence MSSSMKGNNRMSIAMERTGQWIFSQDIPTDVVVAVGEAHFPLHKFMLVAKSNYIRKLIMESTEADLTRIDLTDIPGGAETFEKAAKFCYGVNFEITVHNVAALRCAAEYLQMTDKYCDNNLVGRTEDFLSQVALSSLSGAIVVLKSSHHLLPMAEDLYIVHRCVDVISSKACNEANFPSRSPPNWWTEELTIIDIEFFTKIITAMKSRGAKTATLSAALITYTERSLRDLVRDHSGTALRSSSLPAPSYSDDSDNTTRVKQRHLLESIVSLLPSDKAAFPIHFLCCLLRSAIYLKTTTACKNELEKRISMVLEHLTVDDLLMLSFTYDGERLVELESIRRIILGFVEREKSVAVFNAGDFKEICSVSMQRVAKTVDAYLGEIATYNELSISKFNGIANIIPKFARKVDDDLYRAIDIYLKAHPNLDEIEREKVCSVMDPLKLSYEARVHASQNKRLPVQIVLHALYYDQLKLRSGTPEDRNIQDAAMTRTQAQADVSLVKENEALRSELMKMKLYISDMQKSSQGTSSMKAPTSRTKATFFSSVSKTLGKLNPFRHGSKDTSNIDDGVDITKPRRRRFSIS, from the exons ATGAGTTCATCTATGAAGGGAAACAACAGGATGTCCATTGCAATGGAAAGAACGGGGCAATG GATTTTCTCTCAAGACATTCCAACTGATGTTGTGGTTGCGGTCGGCGAAGCACATTTTCCACTTCACAAG TTCATGTTGGTAGCGAAGAGCAACTACATAAGGAAATTGATAATGGAATCGACTGAGGCAGATCTAACAAGGATCGATCTAACGGACATCCCCGGCGGGGCTGAAACTTTTGAGAAGGCAGCCAAGTTTTGTTACGGAGTCAACTTTGAGATCACAGTACACAACGTAGCAGCGCTCCGATGTGCTGCAGAGTACTTGCAAATGACGGATAAATACTGCGACAACAATCTCGTGGGTCGGACCGAAGATTTCCTCTCACAAGTGGCTCTCTCCAGCCTTTCTGGAGCCATTGTTGTTCTTAAATCTTCCCACCATCTCCTTCCCATGGCTGAAGACCTTTACATCGTCCATAGATGTGTGGATGTTATCAGTTCCAAG GCTTGCAACGAGGCGAACTTCCCAAGTCGATCACCACCAAATTGGTGGACAGAGGAACTAACCATAATCGACATCGAATTCTTCACCAAAATCATCACCGCAATGAAATCTCGTGGAGCCAAAACCGCCACTCTCTCCGCCGCTCTAATCACCTACACAGAGAGATCTCTCCGCGATCTAGTCCGTGACCACTCCGGCACCGCCCTCAGATCATCATCTCTTCCGGCCCCCAGTTATTCCGACGATTCCGACAACACCACCAGAGTCAAACAACGCCACCTCCTAGAATCAATAGTTTCTCTCTTACCTTCCGACAAAGCCGCTTTCCCAATTCACTTCCTCTGCTGCCTTCTCCGATCAGCGATTTACCTGAAAACCACCACCGCCTGCAAGAACGAACTGGAGAAGCGGATTTCGATGGTGCTGGAACATTTAACGGTGGATGATCTGCTGATGTTGTCGTTCACGTACGACGGGGAGAGGCTGGTGGAATTGGAAAGTATAAGGAGGATAATATTGGGATTTGTGGAAAGGGAGAAGAGTGTGGCGGTGTTTAATGCCGGAGATTTTAAGGAGATTTGCTCTGTTTCGATGCAGAGAGTGGCGAAGACGGTGGATGCGTATTTGGGGGAAATTGCTACTTATAATGAACTAAGTATATCCAAATTTAATGGGATTGCCAATATCATACCCAAATTTGCTCGCAAGGTTGATGATGATCTTTATAGAGCTATTGATATATATCTCAAG GCACACCCAAATCTTGATGAGATTGAACGGGAGAAGGTATGTAGTGTGATGGACCCATTGAAGCTATCATATGAAGCACGAGTACATGCGTCACAGAACAAGCGGTTACCAGTGCAAATCGTTCTTCATGCACTCTATTATGATCAGCTGAAACTAAGAAGTGGCACGCCAGAGGATCGGAACATCCAAGATGCTGCCATGACAAGGACTCAAGCTCAAGCAGACGTGTCATTAGTGAAAGAGAATGAGGCATTAAGGTCTGAATTAATGAAGATGAAGCTCTACATATCTGATATGCAGAAGAGTTCCCAAGGAACATCTTCCATGAAAGCACCGACCTCTAGAACCAAGGCTACCTTCTTCTCCTCTGTCTCCAAAACACTCGGGAAATTAAATCCCTTTCGTCATGGCTCTAAAGACACTTCTAATATTGATGATGGGGTCGACATTACAAAGCCTAGAAGGAGAAGGTTCTCTATATCCTAA
- the LOC120085844 gene encoding cytochrome P450 97B2, chloroplastic has protein sequence MAMAATSLSNLPSAFFHGNLQRNEFGYLGLPRQPTKFLKSNLRAPLFRCQSTGVDEPKTKRNLLDNASNLLTNLLSGGNLGSMPIAEGAVSDLFGRPLFFALYDWFLEHGSVYKLAFGPKAFVVVSDPIVARYILRENAFGYDKGVLADILEPIMGKGLIPADLDTWKQRRRVIAPGFHALYLEAMTKVFTDCSERSILKLEKLLGEGELQEEKTIELDMEAEFSSLALDIIGLGVFNYDFGSVTKESPVIKAVYGTLFEAEHRSTFYIPYWKVPLARWIVPRQRKFHSDLKVINDCLDGLIRNARETREEADVEKLQQRDYLNLKDASLLRFLVDMRGVDVDDRQLRDDLMTMLIAGHETTAAVLTWAVFLLAQNPSKMKKAQAEIDLVLGSGRPTFELLKGLKYIRLIVAETLRLFPQPPLLIRRALKPDTLPGGYNGDKNGYAIPAGTDIFISVYNLHRSPYFWANPQEFEPERFKVKRTSEGIEGWDGFDPSRSPGALYPNEIVSDFSFLPFGGGPRKCVGDQFALMESTIALAMLLQKFDVELRGSPESVELVTGATIHTKSGLWCKLRRRLQVN, from the exons ATGGCAATGGCTGCCACTTCCCTTTCGAACCTGCCTTCTGCTTTCTTCCATGGAAATCTGCAGAGAAATGAATTTGGGTACCTGGGTTTGCCGAGACAACCCACCAAATTTCTCAAATCCAATCTTAGAGCTCCGCTTTTCAG ATGCCAGTCAACTGGAGTTGATGAAccgaaaacaaaaagaaatctaCTTGACAATGCCAGTAATCTTCTTACCAATTTGTTAAGTGGTGGAAATTTGGGATCTATGCCGATTGCTGAAGGTGCAGTCTCTGATTTGTTTGGCCGCCCACTTTTCTTTGCACTGTATGATTGGTTTTTAGAG CATGGATCTGTTTATAAACTTGCCTTTGGACCAAAAGCATTTGTTGTTGTATCAGATCCTATTGTGGCAAGATATATTCTTCGTGAAAACGCATTTGGTTATGACAAG GGAGTGCTTGCTGATATTCTAGAACCGATAATGGGTAAAGGACTAATACCAGCTGATCTTGACACTTGGAAGCAGAGGAGACGAG TTATAGCTCCTGGATTTCATGCCTTGTACTTGGAAGCTATGACCAAAGTGTTCACTGATTGTTCAGAACGATCAATACTGAAATTGGAGAAGCTTCTAGGAGAAGGTGAACTTCAGGAGGAAAAAACCATTGAGTTGGATATGGAAGCAGAGTTTTCGAGTTTGGCTCTTGATATCATTGGACTTGGTGTTTTCAACTATGATTTTGGTTCTGTAACCAAAGAATCCCCAGTGATTAAG GCTGTATATGGAACCCTTTTTGAAGCAGAGCATAGATCAACTTTCTATATCCCATACTGGAAAGTACCTTTGGCAAGGTGGATAGTCCCAAGGCAGCGTAAATTCCATAGTGACCTTAAGGTTATTAATGACTGCCTTGATGGACTAATACGAAATGCAAGAGAAACCCGAGAG GAAGCCGATGTTGAGAAATTGCAGCAAAGGGACTATTTAAATCTCAAG GATGCCAGTCTTTTGCGTTTCTTAGTTGATATGCGGGGAGTTGATGTTGATGATCGGCAG CTTAGGGATGATCTGATGACAATGCTTATTGCCGGGCATGAAACAACTGCTGCTGTGCTTACATGGGCTGTTTTTTTGCTTGCACAA AAcccttcaaaaatgaaaaaagctCAGGCAGAGATCGATTTGGTTCTTGGCAGTGGGAGGCCAACTTTTGAATTGCTTAAAGGATTGAA GTACATCAGACTTATTGTCGCAGAGACTCTTCGTTTGTTTCCTCAGCCACCATTGCTAATAAGACGAGCTCTCAAACCGGATACATTGCCAG GAGGATACAATGGTGACAAAAATGGATATGCAATACCTGCAGGGACTGACATCTTCATCTCT GTTTACAATCTCCACAGATCTCCATACTTCTGGGCAAACCCTCAAGAATTTGAACCAGAAAGATTTAAAGTAAAGAGGACAAGCGAGGGAATTGAAGGATGGGACGGTTTCGACCCATCAAGAAGCCCTGGAGCTCTATATCCAAATGAG ATTGTATCAGACTTTTCCTTCTTACCATTTGGTGGAGGACCTAGAAAATGTGTTGGGGATCAATTTGCTCTAATGGAGTCAACTATAGCACTAGCCATGTTACTGCAGAAGTTTGATGTGGAACTAAGAGGAAGTCCAGAATCTGTGGAACTTGTCACTGGTGCCACTATACATACCAAAAGTGGGTTGTGGTGCAAACTGAGAAGAAGATTACAAGTAAATTAA